Part of the Burkholderia humptydooensis genome, TGGTCGGCGCGCCGGCCGCGCGCGACGCGGTCGAGCGCGCGAAGCGCCTGCCGTCGCTCGCCGTCGGCCTGCACGTCGTGCTTGCCGACGGGCCCGCGACGCTGCCCGCGCGCGAGATCCCCGCGCTCGTCGGTCCCGACGGTCGCTTTCGCGACGCGATGGCGAAGGACGGCTGCCGCTTCTTCTTCCTGCCGCATGTGCGGGCGCAACTGCGCCGCGAGATCCGCGCGCAGTTCGACGCGTTCGCGGCGACCGGGCTCGCGCTCGATCACGTGAACACGCACAAGCATTTCCATCTGCATCCGACCGTGCTGTCGATGATCGTCGACATCGGCCGCGAGTTCGGGCTCTCCGCGATGCGGCTGCCGTGCGAGCCGTCGACGCCGTTCTGGCTGAAGCCGTGGATCGCGCTCGTGCGCGCGCGGCTCGACCGCGCGGGCATCGCGCACAACGATTACGTCGTCGGCATCGAGCACTCGGGCGCGATGGACGAGGCGGCGCTGCTCGCAGCGCTCGCGAAGCTGCCCGCGGGCGTCGGCGAGATCTACAGCCATCCGGCCGAGGCGGGCGACGGCCCGATCACGCCGTCGATGCGCGACTACCGGCCGGCCGACGAACTCGCCGCGCTGCTGTCGCCGCGCGTCGCGGCCGCGGTGCAGGCGGCGGGCGTCGCGTGCGGCGGCTTCGCCGACGTGTTCGACGGCGGCGCGCGCGCACGGATGCCGCGCGCGGCGCGCGGATGAGCGGAGCGCAGCCGTCATGACCCGCTGGATCAAATGGCTCGGCTGGCCGATCGGGATTGCGATCCTGCTCGCGCTCGTCGTGCGCGAGGGCGTCGGCGACGTCGGCCGCGTGATCGGCCAGGCCGGCTTCGCGCTGCTGTGGCTCGTGCCGTTCCACGGGCTGCCGCTGCTGCTCGACGCGCACGCGTGGCGTCTGCTGCTCGACAAGCGCGCGTCGCTGCCGTTCCTCTGGTGGATCGCGACCGTGCGCGAGGCGGTGAACCGGCTGTTGCCCGTCGTCGGCGTCGGCGGCGAGATCGTCGGCATCCGGCTCGCGCGCTGGCGCGTGCCCGATGCGAGCCGCGTGACGGCGTCGGTGATCGTCGAGGTGCTCGTGACGATCGCCGTCCAGTACGCGTTCGCCGCGCTCGGGCTCGTGCTGCTGCTCGCTGCGACGCAGGAGAGCGTCGGCGCGAGGACGATCGGCGTCGGGCTCGTGCTGTCGCTGCCGATCCCCGTGCTCGGATTCGTGCTGATGCGGCGCGGCGGCGTCTTCCATGCGATCGAGCGCTTCGCGAGCCGGCTGCTCGGCGATTCGCACCGGCTGCTGCAGGGCGTCGACGGCAAGCGCCTCGACGCCGACATCGATGCGCTGATGTCGCGCGCGGGCCTGCTGTTCCGCGCGTTCTTCTGGCAGCTCGCGGGTTATGTCGCCGGCGCGCTCGAGATCTATTGGGCGCTCGCGCTGCTCGGCCATCCGGTGTCGATCGGCGGCGCGATCGCGATCGAGGCGATGACGCAGGCGGTGCGGCATGCGGCATTCATGGTGCCGGGCGGTCTCGGCGTGCAGGAGGCGACCGTCGTGCTGCTCGCGCAGATGTTCGGCGTCGGCCGCGAGGCGGCGCTGTCGCTCGCGCTCGTCAAGCGCGTGCGCGAGCTGCTGTTCGGCGCGCTCGCGCTCGGGTCGTGGCAGTTCGTCGAGCTGTCGCGCACGCGGCGGCGGATTCGCAGCCATGCGCGGCGCGCGGCGCGCGTCGCGGCCGCCGAGGCGCGGCGCGAGCGGCAGGCCGAGCCCATGCTGTGAGCGCGCGGCCGAGCGGCGGGGCGCTTTCGTTCGGGCGTTGACTCGCGGGCGCGGCGGATCGATGCTCCGGTGGCTCAAAGCCTCAAAGGCGCGGGCCTCGTGCGCGCCCAGTGCTTCCGTCGGTGGCGATCCCCCGGCCATGCGGTCGACGGGTTTCCGATTTTCCTCCTTTCCCGCCCCGGCCCCCGGGGGGGAATCGCCCGCCCGCTCGCCGCGCCGAATTGCGCTTTCCGGGTGCGACGGCCGCGGTGCGGTATGCTTGCGCGCGTGTTCGATGTCACGCGCGAAGACGCGCCGTTTCCCGATGACGATGTTCCGATTCCGTATCCTCCCTGTCGCGATGCTCGGCGCGGCGCTCGCGCTCGCCGGTTGCGACGATCAGCAAAGCGAGCAGACCGTGCAGCGATTCAAGGATTTCTTCAACGCGATCAAGCCCGCGCCGCTGTTCCTCAAGGGGCTCACGCCCGGCGTGACGACCGAGGCCGAGATCCGCAGCCAGATGGGGCGGCCCGAGACGGAGCGCGCCTACACCGACGGCTCGAAGCGGCTCGAATACCCGCGCGGCCCGATGGGCAACGAGACGTACATGGTCGACATCGACGCGAACGGCCGCTTCGTCGCCGCGACGCAGGTGCTGACGGCCGCGAACTTCGCGAAGATCCGCTCGGGCATGACGCAGGACGAGGTGCGGCGTCTGCTCGGCAAGCCGACCGAGGTCGCGCGCTACCCGCTCAAGCCGGAGACGGTGTGGAGCTGGCGCTGGCTCGAGGACGGCGTCAATCAGGACGCGTTCTTCAACGTCCATTTCGGGCCGGACGGGCTCGTCTACACGACTTCGCGCTCCGACATCCTGAAGGGGCACTGAGCGCCGCTCGCCCGCCGACCCCGTCGGCTCTATCGCAAAAGCGACCCGAAACTTGCAAAAAAGCCGCAGACGGCGCGCGGCCGGCAACGCACGGAACCGACGTTTACCCCGCTAAAACAGTGCTGTGCGCGCCGCGCGCGGCGGCGTCGGTGCGATGTTGCAACGCAGCATCGCGCGCCACCGCCATTTGAGCGGTTTTTTTTCGCTTGCGACTATCCGCGTCAAACCGGCGCAGTCATCCGCGCGCCGTTCCCCTTCACGATCACGGAGACAAGCGTGTTCCTATACGGCTTTGGTCCGCTCATCTGGGCGGGCACCGTGCAGACGATCGAGCTGTCGGTGCTGTCGCTCGCGGCGGCGGTGCTGCTCGGCCTCGCCGGCGCGATCGCGAAGCTCTCGCACAATCGCGTGCTGCGCGCGATCGCGACGGGCTACACGACGCTCATCCGCTCGGTGCCCGATCTCGTGCTGATGCTGCTGCTGTTCTACAGCATCCAGATCTGGCTCAACCAGTTCACCGATCTGATGAACTGGGATCAGATCGACATCGATCCGTTCGTCGCCGGCGTGCTGACGCTCGGGTTCATCTACGGCGCGTATTTCACCGAGACGTTCCGCGGCGCGTTCCTCGCGGTGCCGCGCGGTCAGCTCGAGGCGGGCAGCGCGTACGGGATGGGCGGGATGCGCGTGTTCGTGCGGATCATGTTTCCGCAGATGATGCGCTTCGCGCTGCCCGGCATCGGCAACAACTGGCAGGTGCTCGTGAAGGCGACCGCGCTCGTGTCGATCATCGGTCTCGCCGACATCGTGAAAGCCGCGCAGGACGCGGGCAAGAGCACGTTCAACATGTTCTTCTTCATTCTCGTCGCGGCGCTCGTCTATCTGGCGATCACGACGGCCTCCAATCTCGTGCTCAAGCAGCTCGAGAAGCGTTATTCCATCGGCGTGAGGCACGCGGAACTATGATCGGGATTCTCCAGGAATTCGGGCGCGCGTTCCTCTACTGGGACGGCCAGCGCGTGTCGGGGCTCGCCGTCACGCTGTGGCTGCTCGTCGCGTCGATCGCGATCGGCTTCGTCTGCGCGGTGCCGCTCGCGGTTGCGCGGGTGTCGAAGAAGCGCTGGCTGTCGACGCCCGTGCGCTTCTACACGTACGTGTTCCGCGGCACGCCGCTCTACGTGCAGTTGCTCCTCATCTACACGGGGATGTACAGCCTCGCGTTCGTTCGCGATCACGCGTTCCTCGACGCGTTCTTCAGGAGCGGCTTCAACTGCGCGATTCTCGCGTTCGCGCTGAACACCTGCGCGTACACGACCGAAATCTTCGCGGGCGCGATCCGCGCGATTGCGCACGGCGAGGTGGAGGCGGCGCGCGCGTACGGAATGGGCCCGTTCACGATGTATCGCCGGGTGATCCTGCCGTCTTCGCTGCGCCGCGCATTGCCGCTCTACAGCAACGAGGTGATCCTGATGCTGCACGCGACGACGGTTGCGTTCACGGCGACCGTGCCCGACATCCTGAAGGTCGCGCGAGACGCGAATTCGGCGACGTACATGGCGTTCCAGTCGTTCGGAATCGCCGCGCTGATCTATCTTGCGGTATCGTTCGCACTCGTCGCGGCCTTTCGTCGGGCCGAGCGCCACTGGCTCGCGTATCTCGCGGCCGGCCGTCATTGATTTCACTCCAGGGAGAGCCAGTTGGCAGAGACCACGACCACGAATGCCGCGTGCAAGCTCGAGGCACGGGACATCCACAAGCGCTACGGCGACAACGAGGTGCTCAAGGGCGTGTCGCTGAACGCGAAGGCGGGCGACGTGATCAGCGTGATCGGCGCGTCCGGCTCGGGCAAGAGCACGTTCCTGCGCTGCATCAACTTCCTCGAGCGGCCGAACGCGGGTCAGATCGTCGTCGACGGCGAGACGGTGCGCACGAAGACCGATCGCGCGGGCAATCTCGAAGTCGCCGATCACAAGCAACTGCAGCGGATTCGCACGAAGCTCGCGATGGTGTTCCAGCACTTCAATCTGTGGTCGCACATGAACGTGCTGGAGAACGTGATGGAAGCGCCCGTGCACGTGCTGGGGATTTCGAGGCGGGAGGCGGAGGGGCGCGCGCGCGAATATCTGGAGAAGGTCGGTCTCGCGCCGCGGGTGGAGAAGCAGTATCCGTCGCATTTGTCGGGCGGCCAGCAGCAGCGCGTCGCGATTGCGCGTGCGCTGGCGATGCACCCGGACGTGATGCTGTTCGACGAGCCGACGTCGGCGCTCGATCCGGAGCTGGTC contains:
- a CDS encoding ABC transporter ATP-binding protein; the encoded protein is MAETTTTNAACKLEARDIHKRYGDNEVLKGVSLNAKAGDVISVIGASGSGKSTFLRCINFLERPNAGQIVVDGETVRTKTDRAGNLEVADHKQLQRIRTKLAMVFQHFNLWSHMNVLENVMEAPVHVLGISRREAEGRAREYLEKVGLAPRVEKQYPSHLSGGQQQRVAIARALAMHPDVMLFDEPTSALDPELVGEVLKVMQKLAEEGRTMIVVTHEMGFARNVSNHVMFLHQGRVEEEGAPAEVFGGTKSERLKQFLSGSLK
- a CDS encoding ABC transporter permease encodes the protein MFLYGFGPLIWAGTVQTIELSVLSLAAAVLLGLAGAIAKLSHNRVLRAIATGYTTLIRSVPDLVLMLLLFYSIQIWLNQFTDLMNWDQIDIDPFVAGVLTLGFIYGAYFTETFRGAFLAVPRGQLEAGSAYGMGGMRVFVRIMFPQMMRFALPGIGNNWQVLVKATALVSIIGLADIVKAAQDAGKSTFNMFFFILVAALVYLAITTASNLVLKQLEKRYSIGVRHAEL
- a CDS encoding ABC transporter permease, with the translated sequence MIGILQEFGRAFLYWDGQRVSGLAVTLWLLVASIAIGFVCAVPLAVARVSKKRWLSTPVRFYTYVFRGTPLYVQLLLIYTGMYSLAFVRDHAFLDAFFRSGFNCAILAFALNTCAYTTEIFAGAIRAIAHGEVEAARAYGMGPFTMYRRVILPSSLRRALPLYSNEVILMLHATTVAFTATVPDILKVARDANSATYMAFQSFGIAALIYLAVSFALVAAFRRAERHWLAYLAAGRH
- a CDS encoding lysylphosphatidylglycerol synthase domain-containing protein, producing the protein MTRWIKWLGWPIGIAILLALVVREGVGDVGRVIGQAGFALLWLVPFHGLPLLLDAHAWRLLLDKRASLPFLWWIATVREAVNRLLPVVGVGGEIVGIRLARWRVPDASRVTASVIVEVLVTIAVQYAFAALGLVLLLAATQESVGARTIGVGLVLSLPIPVLGFVLMRRGGVFHAIERFASRLLGDSHRLLQGVDGKRLDADIDALMSRAGLLFRAFFWQLAGYVAGALEIYWALALLGHPVSIGGAIAIEAMTQAVRHAAFMVPGGLGVQEATVVLLAQMFGVGREAALSLALVKRVRELLFGALALGSWQFVELSRTRRRIRSHARRAARVAAAEARRERQAEPML